A single genomic interval of Pyrus communis chromosome 5, drPyrComm1.1, whole genome shotgun sequence harbors:
- the LOC137735707 gene encoding uncharacterized protein, whose product MVLERSTFETITPSRFITFTFPNPSNSSSLLRVAVLDSPLQLTDSPRVAAMLVPNHRESDWIFSTESGHLQLLLSSPGISRLILIGSNQSADAHHSPPIYHRQDKNDTSCDEEVGVSLKLKPLLLALSPKCCFKFGIPEIPILCYEDNVVSSVVLERCVGSLVGEMVVEDVEIESGAEVSKREFRRRLRFKRLPNLVQTEVRIVPKTGFGFDCVEFGEIEFRLDNSVLVHPYLVPMVASLSLVASCVEEQIRSGFRPEALCLGVGGGALLGFLSAHLGFQVVGVEADGEVLRVAKKYFGLEDGEHINVHVGDAIKFIEKLAFRVNGQTAGSIFADEVGDSSESCDMGDGNDVHTKFDVVLVDLDSSDAGDGIIAPPFEFVRKHVLLAAKSVLCDNGIFAINVIPPNRSFYTTMIREFREVFHELYEIDVGNGENFILIAVVSPVTSATSDCENSFLNKLRMVVSGEYLNSIKKI is encoded by the coding sequence ATGGTTTTGGAGAGGAGCACATTCGAAACCATAACCCCATCTCGTTTCATCACCTTCACTTTCCCAAACCCCTCCAACTCTTCCTCACTCCTCCGCGTCGCCGTCCTCGACTCACCTCTTCAACTCACTGACTCACCCCGAGTCGCCGCCATGCTAGTCCCCAACCACCGCGAGTCCGACTGGATATTCTCCACCGAGTCGGGCCACCTCCAGCTCCTTCTCAGCTCTCCCGGGATCTCCCGCCTAATCCTCATCGGCAGCAACCAATCCGCAGACGCTCACCATTCACCGCCAATCTACCACCGTCAGGATAAAAACGACACGTCGTGTGATGAGGAAGTCGGGGTGAGTTTGAAATTGAAACCTCTGTTGCTTGCTTTATCTCCAAAGTGTTGCTTCAAATTTGGCATTCCTGAGATACCCATTTTGTGTTATGAAGATAATGTGGTTTCTAGTGTGGTTTTGGAGAGGTGTGTTGGGTCTCTGGTTGGGGAAATGGTGGTGGAAGATGTGGAGATTGAGAGTGGCGCCGAGGTTTCGAAGAGGGAGTTCAGGAGGCGTTTGAGGTTTAAGAGATTGCCCAATTTGGTTCAAACGGAGGTACGCATTGTTCCGAAGacgggttttggttttgattgtGTGGAATTTGGAGAAATAGAGTTTAGGCTCGATAATAGTGTTTTAGTGCACCCTTATTTGGTTCCTATGGTAGCAAGTCTGAGTCTTGTTGCTTCTTGTGTCGAGGAACAGATTCGAAGTGGGTTTAGACCCGAAGCTTTGTGTTTAGGAGTTGGTGGTGGAGCTTTGCTCGGATTTTTAAGTGCCCATTTGGGTTTTCAGGTTGTGGGTGTGGAGGCGGATGGGGAGGTTCTAAGGGTTGCTAAGAAGTATTTTGGACTGGAAGATGGTGAGCATATCAATGTTCACGTTGGGGATGCAATAAAGTTTATAGAGAAACTTGCTTTCCGTGTTAATGGACAGACTGCCGGTTCTATTTTTGCAGATGAGGTAGGGGATAGTAGTGAGTCTTGTGACATGGGCGATGGCAATGACGTTCATACTAAATTTGATGTAGTGCTTGTTGATTTAGATTCAAGTGATGCTGGGGATGGTATAATTGCTCCGCCGTTCGAGTTTGTTAGGAAGCATGTGCTTTTGGCTGCCAAATCAGTTCTTTGTGATAATGGCATCTTTGCTATAAATGTTATTCCTCCAAATCGGTCATTTTACACAACAATGATACGTGAGTTTAGAGAAGTTTTTCATGAGTTGTATGAAATAGACGTTGGAAATGGGGAAAATTTTATTCTTATTGCTGTTGTGTCACCCGTTACATCTGCTACTAGTGATTGTGAAAACTCTTTCCTTAACAAACTAAGAATGGTTGTATCAGGAGAATACTTGAATTCCATAAAGAAGATCTAA